In Humulus lupulus chromosome 6, drHumLupu1.1, whole genome shotgun sequence, a single genomic region encodes these proteins:
- the LOC133783707 gene encoding ferredoxin--NADP reductase, root isozyme, chloroplastic-like isoform X2 — protein MALILHDATTDVRRVPVRPLKLEDANAMIMPPTNLYTPEAPHTATILSNPNNPFEPERVSRRRIIFAASSRYGEYFNGRSATICVSNNNDDETIRYLCNAKSGCHLQLVGPTLTETLLGDSSPAAATHIFVAKSGAAIAPFRAHLHRFFREDIPEFKFSGDAWLFYGARNNLHCRLYDDEFMQYEEDNPQNFHYNFFIDILDRDAGGLGKMVFDMLVDNEAYIYLVGSQEMVDQVEVVFRGFAGSTNGQNNWTEIKDELVSKYQWRVEIYD, from the exons ATGGCTCTCATTCTTCATGATGCTACGACTGATGTTCGAAGGGTTCCGGTTCGTCCTTTAAAGCTGGAAGACGCAAATGCCATGATTATGCCTCCCACAAATTTATACACGCCTGAGGCACCTCATACCGCAACCATTCTTTCA AACCCTAATAATCCGTTCGAACCAGAGCGTGTTAGCAGGCGTAGGATTATCTTTGCTGCTTCGTCTAGGTATGGAGAATATTTTAATGGCAGATCAGCTACCATATGTGTGTCTAATAATAATGACGATGAGACCATCAGATATTTATGCAACGCAAAGTCTGGATGTCATCTTCAACTCGTAGGCCCCACCTTGACGGAAACCCTCTTGGGAGATTCTAGTCCAGCTGCTGCCACTCACATATTTGTGGCTAAATCTGGGGCTGCTATTGCTCCCTTCAGAGCCCACCTCCATCGTTTTTTCAGAGAAGATATTCCCGAGTTTAAATTTTCTGGCGATGCATGGTTGTTCTATGGGGCAAGGAACAATCTCCACTGTCGATTATATGATGACGAATTCATGCAGTACGAGGAGGACAACCCACAAAACTTCCACTATAACTTTTTCATCGACATTTTGGATCGAGATGCTGGTGGTCTTGGTAAAATGGTATTTGATATGTTGGTTGATAACGAAGCTTACATATACCTGGTTGGATCTCAGGAGATGGTGGATCAGGTTGAAGTCGTCTTCAGGGGATTTGCCGGTTCTACAAATGGTCAGAATAATTGGACAGAAATAAAAGATGAACTGGTAAGCAAGTACCAGTGGCGCGTAGAAATCTATGATTAA
- the LOC133781455 gene encoding uncharacterized protein LOC133781455: protein MASISTEVNKCSLDHELCIFKLHDAVKSGHKGNIVELLKENECLNAVESNKNGDTPLHVAARLGHLEVVKFLLNEVVDFEAGNSSDLLAKTNKKESTALHEAVTMNKLEIVKLLIDKDSNLVYSNNKDGESPLFLAIDRELDDIAIFILSKVHYVHGQGLSQNRSWSGRNGLNVMHAVVIRNNGRITQKIKGKPDIDIDTDVMEAVFQKYGDDILQEKDKHGWTPLHYAVHLNEISLVYRFMSPGGSPLCCIQDNEGMSPLHISARNGSFRAACALTTNRLGIHSRKMFQLLDNNDRTVLHVTAESKNTLFFASNILFWDECQDVINWKDKDGNTCLHLAILSRNYAMVTILLYFDKVYGGVLDKYAVNNKGMTANDILYDNYDPILGQSILLLMKVFSFCSRSLESVHPKESSNETLTRELKQDNGENKLLPSKDIAQESSNETLTRELKQDNGENKLLPKDIAQESSTQILAFELKLGNDIANVNLLVATIVASITFAAGVQIPGGYNDAGMAILKDNASFKLFMVFNSLAFGFSAASIFFNFKLALYQKRFCRPTFSVMAINLNVASIASTVLAYAMSTKSTLLDTKTSPWVIASSAFVIPVAYFIIHLYFYFLRLLITGRK from the exons ATGGCGTCCATTTCTACAGAAGTTAATAAATGTAGTCTTGATCATGAGCTGTGCATCTTTAAGCTTCACGATGCGGTAAAGTCCGGACATAAAGGCAACATAGTCGAGCTCTTAAAagaaaatgaatgtttaaatgcgGTTGAGAGCAACAAAAATGGTGATACGCCCCTGCATGTTGCTGCAAGGTTAGGGCATTTAGAGGTGGTTAAATTCCTTCTTAATGAGGTGGTTGATTTTGAAGCAGGAAACAGTTCCGATCTACTAGCAAAGACAAATAAGAAGGAAAGTACGGCGTTGCATGAAGCTGTGACGATGAATAAGTTGGAAATTGTTAAGCTTTTAATTGACAAAGATTCAAATTTAGTTTATTCGAATAATAAAGATGGAGAATCGCCATTGTTCTTGGCTATCGATAGAGAACTTGATGATATTGCTATTTTCATTTTAAGTAAAGTTCATTATGTCCATGGACAAGGATTATCTCAGAATAGAAGTTGGTCAGGAAGGAATGGTTTGAATGTTATGCATGCAGTTGTAATCCGTAACAATGGTCGAATAACACAGAAAATCAAAG gAAAGCcagatatagatatagatacGGATGTGATGGAGGcggtttttcaaaaatatggtgATGATATTTTACAAGAAAAAGATAAGCATGGATGGACTCCTCTTCACTATGCGGTACACTTGAACGAGATAAGTTTGGTGTATAGATTTATGTCGCCAGGCGGCTCACCCCTTTGTTGTATCCAAGACAATGAAGGCATGTCCCCTCTTCACATTTCGGCCAGGAACGGTTCTTTTCGAGCAGCATGTGCATTAACCACAAATCGTTTAGGAATACATAGTCGCAAGATGTTCCAATTATTGGACAACAACGACCGAACTGTTCTACATGTTACGGCGGAGAGtaaaaacactttattttttgcATCGAATATATTATTTTGGGATGAATGTCAGGATGTTATAAATTGGAAAGACAAAGATGGAAATACTTGCTTACATCTTGCCATCTTAAGTCGAAATTATGCGATGGTAACAATACTTTTATACTTTGATAAGGTTTACGGTGGAGTACTAGACAAATACGCTGTTAATAATAAGGGGATGACGGCCAATGATATTTTGTATGATAACTACGACCCC ATCTTGGGTcagtctatattattgttaatgAAAGTGTTCAGTTTCTGTTCACGGAGCTTGGAAAGTGTACATCCAAAAGAATCATCCAACGAGACACTTACACGCGAGCTTAAACAAGACAATGGTGAGAACAAATTACTCCCCAGCAAGGACATAGCACAAGAATCATCCAACGAGACACTTACACGCGAGCTTAAACAAGACAATGGTGAGAACAAATTACTCCCCAAGGACATAGCACAAGAATCATCCACACAGATACTTGCGTTTGAGCTTAAACTAGGCAATGACATAGCGAACGTCAACTTACTTGTGGCGACAATCGTGGCAAGCATCACATTCGCTGCCGGTGTCCAAATTCCAGGTGGATACAACGATGCTGGCATGGCCATCTTAAAAGACAATGCGTCGTTCAAACTGTTCATGGTCTTTAACTCACTGGCTTTCGGTTTCTCAGCTGCCTCAATCTTCTTCAACTTTAAATTGGCGCTATATCAAAAGCGGTTCTGTCGACCAACCTTCTCGGTCATGGCCATTAATCTAAATGTCGCGTCTATTGCTTCAACGGTATTGGCTTATGCGATGTCTACAAAATCCACATTGTTGGATACCAAGACTTCTCCCTGGGTAATTGCGTCCTCTGCCTTCGTGATACCTGTGGCCTACTTTATTATACATttgtatttttactttttacgTCTTCTAATAACGGGAAGGAAGTAA
- the LOC133783707 gene encoding ferredoxin--NADP reductase, root isozyme, chloroplastic-like isoform X1 → MALILHDATTDVRRVPVRPLKLEDANAMIMPPTNLYTPEAPHTATILSVRQISHQIYEIVFDHRGFMMYLEGQAFGVMVPPNPNNPFEPERVSRRRIIFAASSRYGEYFNGRSATICVSNNNDDETIRYLCNAKSGCHLQLVGPTLTETLLGDSSPAAATHIFVAKSGAAIAPFRAHLHRFFREDIPEFKFSGDAWLFYGARNNLHCRLYDDEFMQYEEDNPQNFHYNFFIDILDRDAGGLGKMVFDMLVDNEAYIYLVGSQEMVDQVEVVFRGFAGSTNGQNNWTEIKDELVSKYQWRVEIYD, encoded by the exons ATGGCTCTCATTCTTCATGATGCTACGACTGATGTTCGAAGGGTTCCGGTTCGTCCTTTAAAGCTGGAAGACGCAAATGCCATGATTATGCCTCCCACAAATTTATACACGCCTGAGGCACCTCATACCGCAACCATTCTTTCAGTTAGGCAAATTTCTCATCAGATTTACGAAATCGTATTTGATCATCGTGGCTTTATGATGTACTTGGAGGGACAAGCCTTCGGTGTTATGGTCCCGCCG AACCCTAATAATCCGTTCGAACCAGAGCGTGTTAGCAGGCGTAGGATTATCTTTGCTGCTTCGTCTAGGTATGGAGAATATTTTAATGGCAGATCAGCTACCATATGTGTGTCTAATAATAATGACGATGAGACCATCAGATATTTATGCAACGCAAAGTCTGGATGTCATCTTCAACTCGTAGGCCCCACCTTGACGGAAACCCTCTTGGGAGATTCTAGTCCAGCTGCTGCCACTCACATATTTGTGGCTAAATCTGGGGCTGCTATTGCTCCCTTCAGAGCCCACCTCCATCGTTTTTTCAGAGAAGATATTCCCGAGTTTAAATTTTCTGGCGATGCATGGTTGTTCTATGGGGCAAGGAACAATCTCCACTGTCGATTATATGATGACGAATTCATGCAGTACGAGGAGGACAACCCACAAAACTTCCACTATAACTTTTTCATCGACATTTTGGATCGAGATGCTGGTGGTCTTGGTAAAATGGTATTTGATATGTTGGTTGATAACGAAGCTTACATATACCTGGTTGGATCTCAGGAGATGGTGGATCAGGTTGAAGTCGTCTTCAGGGGATTTGCCGGTTCTACAAATGGTCAGAATAATTGGACAGAAATAAAAGATGAACTGGTAAGCAAGTACCAGTGGCGCGTAGAAATCTATGATTAA
- the LOC133781453 gene encoding putative UPF0481 protein At3g02645 isoform X1 yields MEDKKEKYLKAIYSFVYLNNIMAPIDCWSHDLNVQGILSAVEAFKRSSKLPIHLLHALRSVLLGDHDTVDDVGNVGGPNKDNSSNVDDTNPEDMANLLKSMQQDNKMSFRNVQELKSAGIQIKSSDSENMRSISFSRRWFGNGGYLIIPPINVDNSTARKLLNLVAYEVRLRDSGKKACYLVTSYVHFMDLLIDNEADVKELRKAGILRHRLSSDNEVSSLFNNLGSNCLLLKSDEDVFIQIKTEIDKHFEKRLPKLIAEFRRKYFSSPWALISLLFVLVTAYLTLLQDFSSTINPRAHH; encoded by the coding sequence ATGGAGGATAAGAAGGAGAAGTATTTAAAAGCCATCTACAGCTTTGTTTATTTGAACAATATTATGGCCCCAATAGACTGCTGGAGCCACGATTTAAATGTACAGGGGATCTTATCCGCAGTCGAAGCCTTTAAACGTTCTTCAAAATTGCCAATACATCTTCTTCATGCTCTTCGATCCGTACTGCTTGGTGATCATGACACGGTCGATGATGTTGGTAACGTTGGTGGTCCTAATAAGGATAATTCAAGTAATGTGGATGACACAAATCCCGAAGACATGGCCAATCTGTTAAAAAGCATGCAGCAAGACAACAAAATGTCTTTTCGAAATGTCCAAGAACTTAAATCAGCAGGGATACAGATAAAATCCTCCGATTCCGAAAACATGAGGTCCATATCGTTCAGTCGCCGTTGGTTTGGAAATGGTGGTTATCTCATCATTCCTCCAATAAATGTGGATAACTCAACTGCACGTAAGCTGTTGAATCTAGTTGCTTATGAGGTGCGCCTGAGGGATAGTGGTAAGAAGGCTTGTTATTTGGTCACTTCATATGTCCACTTCATGGATTTGCTAATCGATAATGAAGCAGATGTGAAAGAGTTAAGGAAAGCTGGCATACTGCGCCACCGTCTGAGTAGTGATAATGAAGTATCTTCGTTGTTCAATAACTTGGGCTCTAATTGCTTGTTGCTAAAAAGTGATGAAGACGTCTTTATACAAATCAAAACTGAAATAGACAAGCACTTCGAAAAAAGGCTGCCAAAATTGATAGCTGAATTCCGTCGTAAATATTTCAGTAGCCCCTGGGCTTTAATATCATTACTCTTTGTTTTAGTAACGGCTTATTTGACACTGCTGCAAGATTTCTCTTCCACCATCAATCCCAGGGCACACCATTAG
- the LOC133781453 gene encoding uncharacterized protein LOC133781453 isoform X2, translated as MQTLCQLNNLGIVLPYIGSKIRNLNKMTTEERRIDIDDRIEEIDQAPDHHVKEFILRNNKIWVSEDQKMLIEQMSQGDTSATANGERNESDITKIQSVADVMRQSEKSFNDDSYKPRALSIGPIHRAAPEFQFHRSKQRKINLAAKFIKESGNDWDDFLCRF; from the exons ATGCAAACTCTTTGCCAG TTAAATAATCTTGGAATTGTTCTTCCATATATTGGATCTAAAATAAG AAATTTAAATAAGATGACTACCGAAGAACGACGTATTGACATTGATGATAGAATAGAGGAGATTGATCAGGCACCTGATCATCATGTGAAAGAATTTATTCTTCGTAATAACAAGATTTGGGTATCCGAAGACCAGAAGATGCTAATCGAACAGATGAGCCAAGGAGATACGTCTGCCACGGCCAATGGAGAAAGAAACGAATCAGATATTACGAAGATACAAAGTGTTGCAGATGTTATGCGGCAGAGTGAAAAGTCGTTCAACGACGACTCTTATAAGCCAAGAGCATTGTCAATTGGTCCAATTCATCGTGCTGCTCCTGAATTTCAATTCCATAGATCCAAACAGCGCAAGATAAATCTGGCAGCTAAATTCATCAAAGAGAGCGGCAATGATTGGGATGATTTTCTTTGCCGATTCTAG